In Archocentrus centrarchus isolate MPI-CPG fArcCen1 chromosome 23, fArcCen1, whole genome shotgun sequence, the sequence CAAAAGGTGTGCACAGTTCTGCTCGCTTTTTTCTTGCAACTCTACCTGTGGTTTTCTAGGAATGCAAAATATTGGGCCCTCTATTATTAGGTTCATTACTTTAGTCCtattaaattttaataaaatggcTCTTCATTCAAACTTCTTAAGGCAAAGAGGTGACAAAAAGTTAACaagaaggataaaaaaaatgtccaagAACAATTATAGGAGAACTATAGCATGTAAGCTTAGTGGAAATCTGTAGTAAAAATTAGAAACCAGGGTGATGATAGATTGACACAgcttatgaataaaaacagagatAAACAAAAAGAGCAGCTGGAGACAGTCTGGGCTGAAGGATGATCTTTGAAACTGGGCTGCCAGGCTACAACAGCTGATTATACTTTCACCTACCATCACAAGCAGGAAGATATTAGGCTTAGGGTTTTATAAAAGACTTTATTGTCTAGACACAGGCAGCAGGAGCTCTACTCAGGATTTAAATAAGGGCGACACAGGAGGGAGTTGAGGAAATTGTCCTACACCGGGAATATAATTGTATAAAACAcaggaaatgtgaaaaatctGTTAAAGGAAACTTGTTACATTTTCTAATAGCGGTAGCAGTGAAAAGACAGCTaattctttaaccaccaggctTGTATCAGGTTTACCTgagcaaaaacagctaaaacagACCTTTAAATAATTCTAGTACTGAATGACATTGGGAAGTGGCATGTTTGCTGCACCCAATGACAGACAGATAACTTTTCATAATTGGGTCAAACCGACTTTTACAGCAGGATCGAATTACAAGGACCTGGCAGGATTCAAATGGGACATCTGGAATCAGTTTACGTAATAACTATAAATGCCACGTATAATCAACTAACCTACTCTCTTTAAATAGTGTTGATCTAATAAGAAACCCTAGACTAATGCTCCAAGAAAGAAGTGGCTCCAGCACATATGGTGCATATCAGCCAGGATTAGTAATGTTGTTACAGTTAGTGTACAGCTTTGCAAAGGCGCTGGTGATCCTGTATAAGCAGTAACAAGTGAATGTCAAGTACATACCTAAAGTCAGTATCTATGTTATATATTATCCCCAATGCGATACCAATCATATATAATAAGGTGTGCTTAAATTGCTTTAAAAAGAGGTTGTAGTACAagcttgtgcaaaaaaaaaagaaaaaaaaagacatgtttttgctgccagttacaCCGGTTATTACATTTGCGGTTCCTGTCCTGCACCAGATAGATTACAGATGAGAGTGACGGATATGAAACATTTGAATCACTCTGAAATTATCTACAGCTGCTAAACCCTCAGTAAGGCTCCAATACACAGCCGTATCTTGGCCTTAAAAGCCAGAATGTTCAGAATGATAAGCATTATATTTAGGAGCTGTAATGATAGCCATGCTAATCATGTCATAAGGGAAGAATGTGCATCTGACACTTAGCATGAAGGTGAATCAAATATTAGTTAATTTTACAGATAATTCTGACCTTATTATTAACCTAAAGGGTGAAACTGATGTATGTGAATTCCTGTATAGATATTGTGTGTAAAAACAAATAGTTGTAAGGTATTAATTAAACAAGTGTTCTCAGATAAAATGTCAAATTGTGCATGTTCAAACTTCTACTGTGTTGTGACTTTCAGAGTTTTGTAGACACTATTACTAAACATGTTAAACAAGAACAGATAATGAAAAGGAGACATTTCAGCCCCTGACCATGTTTAAGATCATTTTTCTGGCAATGGTGCCAGCTGCAGTTTAACCCAAtgaacagatgagaccaaagtggagatgtgtgGGCATAATACACAATGTCACGCTTGGCTTGgatgtgatgatttgggctcaTTATGCACCTGCAGCACCTTGTTGACATGATCTCCTCTTTATACAACAGAGTTCTAGagttaaatgtgaggccatctgtcagACAGCTAACTCTTGACCAacactgggtcatgcaacaggacaatgatcccaagcacagtggcaaatctacaacagagtgtttgaaaaagaaaagaaacaaggtACTGCAACAGCCTAGTCAAATTCCAGACCTAAACTttattgaaatgctgtggtgggaccttaagagaactGTGCATGTCAATAAACCTCTGTACAttaacaaatgcccacaaacgcTGTAACGCTGTAAAAAGAGTGAGCCAAAATTCCCCTGTAATGATGTGTGAGACTGATAAAATCATATAAAAAATGATTAGTtcaggttattgctgctaaaggtggttctacaagctacaaGCCGAATCATTGGTTgcacttaatttttcacatgactgcataaAGTCCAGTGtgagttatatatatatatatatatatatatatatatatatatatatatatatatatatatatatatatatatatatatatataaaatctcctatttaataataatattcttgtgaataaaaaaagcAAACGTGCGATGTTCCAAACacattgcatcaattttaaaTTGCACATTCAGTCGGCATGTTTAAATGGATAGTACCTCTCTGGAAAGGAATGTGCTGGTTTTATGGCTTTCTCTCACTCGCACCATTAAACCCACATTTCTCAGACTCAGTCACTGTAAGCCTGAAAGCACATCACTCTTAAGTAGGAACCTAGAATGTGACGCTTAATATATTCCCTATAGTTTCTTTGCTGGGATGCgcagcagcaaagaaaaaaaaaattaccactTTTGATGCCAAGTGATAACACAAGTACACTGCTGTcagccaaataaaataaaaataaactgtattgGACACAGTAAGACAAGTAAGAGAAGtgagtttcctcttttttttgttttgaagctCCATTGGGAATCTCTACTGTAAAAACAGTGATTTTGAAATCTTCATGGGCCACTTGTGGTTTCTATCTGAGATCTGGGAGGGTAGATTTACACCTAAAATAACTTctatttttgctgatttattaAGCAAATCCCTGCAGCCCCCGCATACCTCATGGACCAGCAGGTTTTGTTTTGCACAGCCGAAGCAAAATGTGCACGATAGGTTCTCTGTGCGGCTCCTTTAAAATTAATGACTAGAGTGAAACTTGTTGAAAACATAATGGAGATGAAGAGCGCTGTGCAGCGTGCTTTGAAAACTGTTCAACAATGAATGTAAATAATATGTGTAAAACATACAGGCCTTGGAGAATAAATAGAGCAATCATCCATCTCACAATACAGCCAAATAGTGTATGTGTGAAAAAATACACAAGGACAGAAGTAGTAATATTTGACTTAAGTTTAAGCCAACAAATTAAGCTCATTCTGTTCTTTTGCACATTTCACcaagctacatttttttttttttttttacttttgcagGTTGTAATGTTTAGATAGGGGCTTGTAATTTTAATAACGACCTTAAAAGTGAATATGCTTTTAACCATGCATTTCACCAAATTCCAATTATATGAGATGGTATACCTTAGAGAAATGTTATCAGTTGTTATTTAATGGTTTATTTCATAAGCTCTCCTCCTTAGTCTTGTTTTGCAATTCCATAACCCCATAGTGGTCTTGTCATGTATAAAGTATTCATAAAAAACCATATAAATGACATCAGTTTAGTCAGATAACACCATTCTTTACATTTAGGCTAAGTGACAAAAGATTTTATACACGACTCGTAAGTTAGTTATAGGCTTATATATAGGCAGGCTTACCAATAATATCATGCAAATATTTTCAAACATAGTTTATTCAACTGTGTTTAATTTTCTCACAATAAATCCATGAACAGTTACTAAGTCAAAGGTGTCAAAATAagtcatggaaaaaaaatgactagaCAGATGTAGTAATCTAATAAAATGGTTACACCATCCAATCAACATGACTGGTGCCAAGTTGACGTAATGCTGGTAAGAAACAATTATCAGGATTAAATCGCCACAACAACATAGCAATGAAAGCACCTTAACTGCAAAAGCTGTAGTTTATTATCAAAGAACGGCACTAAATGGTGAATGCAAGTAATGAAAATGTTGCATACAAATTAGCAATGTGTATGACAGCAAACAGTTAGGATTTGCTTAGTATACAGAAACAATCCTACATGATTTCTAGAATACATCATCCTATCATCTCAGGGTTACAACttaacagagaaaaacatgtcagctttAATAGCAATGTGTTCTGAACATAACGTTATTCGTTTAAAGAACTGTCTAGTTATTTCCAAGGAGAAAAAAGACATTCCTTATtggttacagttttttttttaatttttttttttaaagtcattcatTGGAACATCATGAAATTTCTATCAAGCCAAGTTTGAATATGAAGTATGCAATATACAATGGCAGACAAGTTCACAACACGATATATTCCCTAAAACCACTTTGATGAAAATATGACTGCAACGTAGCTGCTATTTTAcgccccacccacccacccaccattttattttaaactctaCACACTAAATCTAAGTATGCAGTCCTTATGTGCTGGTCCTTTGCACAGCAAtggattaataataataataatatcccCTGATTATATTATACATGCTAGACACTAAAACATACAAGACAAGGAAAAAGAGGACACAAGGACTGAATTAAGACAATGGAGAGCTCTCACCATTATTACATTGTGTCTTTATTCAGTGCACTCAAATATAAGTTTGGAATGTTTAGTGTGTGTTATAATCAAAACATAATAATTATTGCTCTCATGGACCTGTTGATTATTTACtttgtatatttttgtattgtatgtattctaatttttctcttttcatgtTTCTTCCACAATGACACAGTTGATTGGTATCTACAAATACTGATAACCAGTTATTTGGAATGCTTGTTTAGTGCTTGTTGAATGTATTAATCTGTATGCATATGCATGCCTTCTATTTCactttggccaagctttagatTGGTCCCAGATTGCATAATACCTGTGTCAGAAGTGCAAAGACATGACAGTACTATGAAAGGCGTGATACTGTGACATTCAAATCCAGAAGATTACGGGCGGAGCTTTGCTATGGTAGCAGAGAAGATCTGGTCCTTACTCGAACATGATATCTGAGGCTTGGCGCAGGCAGTTGACAGAATCAGGGGGCATGCTGCTGTGTGTGATGTTGTTTCCATCAAGACGCAGATGCTTGAGACGTGAATAGTTCAGGGGTCCCATGAACTTGCAGAAGCTTGACAGGTCAAACTCTACGAATGATCAGAAAAGGGGAGATCATTATGGCTGTTAGTAGGGAAAGAATGtccaaaatgtattaaatttcTTTTAACTTTCAACCCCTTAAAGTGGTATTTAAATCAGACTGCATAAAGATcgacaaatgaaaaatgaagacaaGTCGGAAGTACCTTAAATCTTCATTCTTTTGACTCCTCTGACTCCAGCTAcatagaagtctatgagaaaatgaccCTACGTTTTACTCTATTACTATTTTTTCATTCTCATCATGGGTCATCAATGGTCAAAACCAATCAGAGATGGTATAGTTACAATGTCCATCCTTTATATGCCTGCAGTCTTTAGTTCAATAGAACCTTGTGGAATTTGTGCAATATGCAATGAACTGTGCAATTGCAATCACACTACTGCTCCAACTCAAATCACatttgcttctgttttgttaataataatattgaaagatcatgtttttaaacataaagtgaaataaaaaacacattgcCTTGTGTCAATGAAGCACAGCTCTCCTCCATTCTTTTTTGGCTGAGGCTCAGAGGAAGTCACATAAATGTACCAGTAAAATATAATATAGGCTATAAAACCATGCATATTGTAGCCAGAATCCTACTTATGTAATTTCTTATGACATAAAGGGAAGTTCATTTACATTCCAAGTGAGGTTGAATTAAATTTCCCTTATCATTTAACAATGTGGAtagggtatatatatatatatatatatatatatatatatatatatatatatatatatatatatatatatatatatatatatatatatatatatatatatatatatatatattccattTTATTCTTACTAAGTATGCTGTTCTTATGTGCTGTTCCTCTGCACAGCAAtggattaataataataataatatcccCTGATAATAATATACTTGCTagacactaaaacacacaaggcaagaaaaaaaagatgacactAGGACTAAGCCACGCCCACATTTGTGCGATCCATTCGTGTCTGTATAATTTGCACAAAACTGCCCTTCTTATTAACCTAGGCCTTACTATTTTcatatgtttacatttacatcaCATTACTGACGACAAAGGAAATCAAACTTTGATGGCACTGTAAAATTGAGAAATCTCTAAATGGCacctttaacaaaaaaaaagacaaaacatttaGAATCCAGTGATGTTACAATGCTGATCACTCACTGGTGATTTCATTTGCCTGAAGGTAGAGTTGCTCCAACTGTTCGTTGACCTCAGGGATGGACTGCAGTTTGTTGAAAGAGAGGTCCAGCTCCAACAGTGACGTCACATTGAACACTCCAGCAGGGATCCCTGAGTCCACCAGCTTGTTGTGTGAGACTCTCAAGTACTGAAGTGCAGGCAGCTTGTTTAGGTAGCCTGCTCCAATGCTTTCAATGGCATTGTGGTCAGCATAGAGCATTCCTAGTGAACTGGGGACACCAGCTGGCAGCTTCTTCAGCTTGTTGTAGCTTACATCCAATGACAGCAGCTTCTTCAGCCCTTTGAAAGCCCCTGTGATGGCATCAGAGGTTAGCTCATTGTGCTGAAGGTGGATGGATGTCAAATTCTCCTTGTCAGACAAGAGCCCAGCGGGGAACTTGGACAGCTTGTTGTCTGTAAGTCTCAGCTCTTCAAGGGCCTTTGAGGGAGGAATGATTGGCTCTATAAGGTTGTTGTAGCTGAAGAACAACTTCTCCAGAGCTGTGAGTTTGTCGATTGTGCCCTTTGATACTTTAGCATTAGTGATCTGGTTATTGTCAAGTATCAGCCAGCGCAGTGTATCAGTAACATTATCAAACACTCCTGCCTTGATCTCTTCTATCAGATTGTTCTGGAGGTACAGATACTTGATCCCTGTTGGAACTATTGGAACAAATTTGAGTTTGCGGTTGTCACAATACATGGCACTGGGGAAATTGACTGGGCAATCACACTCTTGATTGCAGTTGGGCCCTGATGGCCCCAGCACTGGAACGGGTTGGTAATCATAGTCATAATACTGACAAAGGGACAGTGTGACCAGCACAGCCAAGATGGGTACGCGGAGAGGAAACATGGCGTCTGCTGATCCAAAAGACAGAAAGGAAGGGGAGgcaggaaataaaataaaaaggttaaAGTAGTCTAAACAACGCAATATAAAGCCATGAACTTtaactaagaaaaaaaagaaaaagaaagaaaaaaggaaaacacttgTTTGGTTGAAAACACTTTCATAATTGATTTATTAgcaacattttcagttttcagcagTTTAACCTTAGTTGCAGTTTAGGTAAgtatttaaaatcaaaacataaaaagagAAATAGACAAATAAACGATAAactttaaaattaaagctttGTTAGGATAACTCTTCATCCACCCAGCAGAATGCCACACCCACCCCCCAGTGTATTATATGATCAGTCAGGGATGACTGTTCCTTGATTTAATAATCTGTTTGAATCACATCATTATATGTGCAGCTGCACCAAACTGCTTGAGagttttaatattattattattttaaacatggaTTGAAGCAGTAACACAATGTGGATGTTCCGAGAATACACAAAAGCAAACATAAGTTTTTGAAGATATTCTTTAAGTTTGCAACATTGAAAAATGCAAAGTTATAGGTTTATAAATAGTGAATCAAACACATATagaagcacaaaaaaacaaacaaactgatattAGTTTAGGATCATGGCTCTACAAACAAAGTCTGCAGACAAAGCAAAACCAGAATAATTGAATCCAGACCCACGAAAAATGCAGACAGGCACTGGATCCAAGCGCAGCAGATTATTTTTCCAAAGTCTAAAGTCACCATAATCTGTCAAACAGTCCTAAAAATGCATatataaacaagaaaaaggcAAGGCTAATGCACCTAAATGTAAACTATCAAACTTCTACCGCTTATTATTTGTTAGTGGacaggtattttttttccttatctgCTGCAGCACCAGCCAGTGCCCTGAAGCCTAGTAGTAACAGTTGGTAATCCGAGAAATAAGGAAGAAATAGTCAAACAGGAAATCACAAATCCATGCCTTCAGTCGCAAGCTTACCTGTGCTTCTCTCTCGTTGTGCGTGTGGGGTGGAGGGCCAGTAGGTAAGAAGAGTTTGGTGTTTAAAAACTAGAAGTCTCTggagaaaaacacagagagaaagaaggagagagggggaggagaaagaggggtagatggagagacacagagaaggaATGggaaggggaggagaggagacgaGTAGgcgaggggtgggggtggtggatTGAAGGCTTCTTCAAATAACTGGAGTCAGGGCATCAGATAAATTGAAGATGTCATCAGTATGTTTGTCTGGGGAAAAAACTTCTGTAAACTAACCAAGAGCAGGTGCAACAAGTAACAGAAATAGTGCATCATATACTGCTAAAATTATAGTAGT encodes:
- the lum gene encoding lumican, whose amino-acid sequence is MFPLRVPILAVLVTLSLCQYYDYDYQPVPVLGPSGPNCNQECDCPVNFPSAMYCDNRKLKFVPIVPTGIKYLYLQNNLIEEIKAGVFDNVTDTLRWLILDNNQITNAKVSKGTIDKLTALEKLFFSYNNLIEPIIPPSKALEELRLTDNKLSKFPAGLLSDKENLTSIHLQHNELTSDAITGAFKGLKKLLSLDVSYNKLKKLPAGVPSSLGMLYADHNAIESIGAGYLNKLPALQYLRVSHNKLVDSGIPAGVFNVTSLLELDLSFNKLQSIPEVNEQLEQLYLQANEITKFDLSSFCKFMGPLNYSRLKHLRLDGNNITHSSMPPDSVNCLRQASDIMFE